In Mugil cephalus isolate CIBA_MC_2020 chromosome 19, CIBA_Mcephalus_1.1, whole genome shotgun sequence, the genomic stretch ACGAACTGCTAATTAAAGGGGCCTGAGAGGAAACATCACAAgtatctgtgactgtaaaagtgctttgagtaccaataggtagaaaagcgctatataaaagtaaGACCATTTAGCGTAGATCATTCTCTTGGCATCCTTGTTATGCTTCCATTGAATGTTAACCCATTAAGTTAACTAAGAAAGTGGGGAAGGATATGTGACAAGCTATTGGGACCTACTTGGTGTTAATATGAGACATAAAATTACTCCTCTTTGGCATTTTACTGGATTCTTCTGAATAACAGTAAACTGACATTTGTATTCAACTGACTTGACACACATCAGAGAATTCAAAATCTTTACTTACAAAGGGACTGAGATTGCTTCAACATACATGTTGTTTAAGGCTCTTGAGTCAACAACCTTCAGAGAGTGGATAACGTTTCAGTTCAGTTGGTCTTTTGAAAACAACTCCAgtgtgaaaacactgaatggTGGAGCAGTACTACATTCTGTCACCACAGTTTGACACACCTCGGTCCCCCTACTCCCTAAAGGGAAGGACATGCTGAACAGGATGGCCAAATGTATCCTATATGAGCATAACAAAGAGTcactaaaaagaaagacaatggAGGAAACCAATTGAGTCAGGAAAACAAATGTAGATAAATCGGCGGTAAGCAGCAAACAGCAGTTACATCAGTATGAAACACACCATATAGGTTGTCTggcagacacatatataaaacacacacacacacacacacacacacacacacacacacacacacacacacacacacacacacacacacacacacagaggctggccactgccctctctctctctctgcgacAGCCATAAAAACCCATTAGTAATCACTCTTTGCCTCTCAGTGGCATAAATCTGCATTCATTTACAATTTTCCCTCCTCAGAAAACAAAGGTTTTTCGATTTACAGAAACATTATTCGTCAGTTTTCAGAGGAATCGTCACACCTCTAACACATGTGTGCAGAACTGCAGTCACTATTAACAGTATTTTACTATAGCAACATTTACAATACAAATATAATGCAAGAGTTGGACAGAACCAAGAAAATGCTAATGCTTTAGCTATACTGAGCTTGTTAATAATAGTGAAGGTAAAAATGTTCACTCTGTGGATGGAGACGGGGGATTAATGGTATGGGCCCAGAAGAGGTTTCCTTCAAAATTTCACATTCCTGCTCACCAGAGGATGagccagttttatttatgtgttacATGACTTTTCATGTAGTGCCACCCACAGGACAAACTCCTTAAATTTtcaattgtattttatttatattgtgagAGTTGAGAAGACAGACCGTCAGTGGATCTTGGGAAGTCCCCCAGCTACCAGCCTATGTCCCCCAGCTACCAGCTGACCTAATGGTTCCAGGTCAAACAAGCCAGATGAAAGTATGAACTCATCAAATGACTTTAAGTCTTCTGATTAAATGGATCTTTAAGGCCTTGGATATAAGGATAAAGATTTAAggttttgtcaaaataatacaataGTATAAAATTGGGAGTCACGCTCAAGTTAAACTACAGCTGAATTCCTCCATTAAGACTATTCCTTtattatgaaaaaacaaactctgcaGCCATTACCTTGACCGTTATCACAGGCAACCCCACAGCCAATCAGTCACATACACGTACAAATGCACTACTAGTCTGCTCCATGGCTTTCAGTTACAGTCAAATGCTGAGAATTCCATTTGCATTCACAAAAGGTCTCCACACTCACACAGTGACTGGCTGGTTCTGCTTCAGCAACATTAAAGGCATTTGAATCTGAAACTTCCAACACTTTTAAGACAATGAACAAATAGCCCAAAATATGTGAAGTATGTGAGTGTAAGTGTTATAGTTGCAATAAACACTTAAAGTGTCTTTGTCAAGGTTTTGGAGCATTTTTCTAACTTTTCAACCATTTTTTCAACCATACCATGTGGCTGCATTTTTCTGGCTACATACAGTCACAATATTAGAACTTAAGCAATTCTCCCCTCAGGTGctattaaaagaagaaagggacagaactgaacaaaaaaatggcaaaaattctattctattctattctattctattctattctattctattctattctattctggcGTGTGTCCTTTATCTTAATTGCCAGAAAGTAAGTTGAGTTACAGTGACAACTGACTAATATCAGCTATTTTCTTTCCAGCCCAATCTGCAACTCCTCTTAACATTTGAAAAGGcatatttattcagtgtaaTAGTTTACAGCTCACCTATATTTCTTCAGGTGGTCTTCCCTTCAAGCAGTTCCCGGGCGTTTTCTGCGGCTCGCGCCAAACTGTCAGCCATCAGTGCCTCCTCCAAACTCCTTCTGGCCTTGtgcacttttatttcctgctccCTGCACCATCATGCATACACAAGTGTTATTATCTTGGGAGTTATCATTATAAATCGTGTCTgctggtcacacacacactataaagCCAAATTAGTAACCTTTTCTGTtaatgcaaatttaacaaatccAGGAGACAAAGTGTGCACCTGGGGCACTAAATTCCCCTGTAACAACGCTAAACATAAATCATGAACCATGCAAagcatgtttgtgtgcgtcATTTGTATGTAACAACACAAGATTAAgatcttatctcatcttcagaagagtcgtgggggttgctggagcctatctggagcctatcccagctgtcaatgGACAAGAGACAGGGTACACCTTGGATAGGGTTCCAGTCTATCATCAATCGGATAGATTGGCACtaacacctagggtcaatttagaaatagtgaggaaaccggagtacctggagaaaacccaagcagacacaggaagagcatgcaaactccacccagaaaggtccgagaaatataaaatattatgatcAATAGTGCAGGACTGAGACCTAacagtccattatctgaagtcATGATGAAATTGTTAGTAActttaatgctgtttttgtgctttgcTTAATTTGCTCCTCATGacttcagacaatggacttatctctatacttgtcctgctagatcttagtgctgtatttgacactattgatcacagtattctactacagagacttgaaagtgtgatcaagattacaggaactgcattagactggtttgaatcatatctgtcagacagattccagtttgtccatgtaaacaatgattttttctatatttgcaAAAGTAAGCTATCGaattcctcagggttctgtgctaggaccaagcacagcataaacttccattgctacgcgcACGACaaccagctatatttatccatgaaaccagatgaaactaatcagctggttaaactccaagcatgccttaaagacataaaggcttagATGACCTGAAATCGTCTACTTTTAAACTGAGCCAAAACAGAAGTcgttgtatttggctctaacatgtcagagattcattatctaatcacctggtttcgttGGTTGGCATTACCTTGGTCTCCAGTACTACTGGTCTGTACTGgtctgtgaaaaaccttggtgttatatttgaccaagattcaagattcaagatcactttattgatccctgcagggaaattgttttatCCAAGAGTCTCAAGACAACAGAGAACATGAATGTGtgaccagacacagacataagaaTACAAGTCAGGgagaaaaataatagaataagataaaaatagataaaGTTATGAGAAATATGTCCTTTAactctcacataaagcaggtgaccaggactgctttctttcacctgcgtaatatcgtcaaaattaggaacatcctttctcactcctgctcttcttttttctctctaaagaaagaaaaccccACAGTGGTcactaaaataactaaaataactGAACGACATCTGAGTCTCATTATGATAATTGGAAACAGactttaaatattaacttgTAGAGAGATGCTAGAGATGCTCTTACTTTTGCACTTCACATATAAcaaatattggctcatttgaaaaataaaagataccGAAGCATAATATTTAtccttcatttgtttgactggggttttttgtctactttcaggacttgtgtgaaaatctgctgatgttttgagtaatttttatgaagaaatgtagaaaattctgggGGTTCAAAATATTTTAAGTGACACAGTACATGCATAAcgaggagcagagcagagctcaCTCAGCTCTGCTCAGTGCACACAGAACCATTGTGATAAACATAATGAAAGGATGGACAGAGTAATGGCTTTTGAACAAGCTCAACAAGCTGCCATAAAAGAAAGTCAGAGGCTACCAGACATATAGTCTGGATCTGATGAAATGTGGTTAAAATTGATAAGAAACAAGTCTGAATTTGTGTCTCACCGAATATGTTCATCGGTGATGGTGAAGGCCTTGCAGAGTGGCTGGGATGTGTTTAGCCAGATTGCTGGGTTCTTCTCAGCAGCACCAGATGTTTGTCCCATGATTGGAACAGAACTCATGTGCAGAGCGCTGGCAATGGCGGACAGGAGAGTGTCATCGCTGGAGTCTGGACCAATGCCTGCCAAGAAAGAGAGGGCTATACCAGATTTCAAGACTGAAGCACAGTATATGTTCCCACTGATGTTGGGCACCCACTCTGCACTCCTTTGGGTAGGCGCATGGTGCGCAGGACTTGTTCTGTGACATCTGATGACCGTAGACCTTTCAATCTCTTCTCCCAAAACAGCTGCAAATAGACAGACAAATAGACAGCATGATCGTTCAGGCTTCCAGCCTGTTTCTAGTGCCAACCAAAACTGTTCTGCTGCTCCCTCACAAGAGCTTCCAGATGACATACAACTGGTATTCATTTATTGTGAAACAGctacaagaataaataaacctgtTCTCATTGCTCATCAAAATCAAAAGATATCCCAACAATACAGAAAATTCACTTGCAAGTTATTATTTCCAgtttaatgtttattatttatttatttatttattatgtcaaTTATTTAAGCCACATAAGGACATTCAAATCTTGCATCcctaaaacattttactttgacatgtaaAGTATTGTCTAAAtataaatctattttatttcttcacttCTCACCCTATgtcacacatttttcttcttaaaaattgtaaaatttatAAAGATCTGTAGCACTAAAATGGGCCTAATACTCCATATAATAAGTACAAAGACTAGGGGCTGCAGAGTGATTATGGATCAGGCATCACCATCTTTCCCATCTTCTGCACAACACTGGTGTCGTGCTACTCCCAAGATACGTCAGCACCCTCTTGTGGCTTCAGTCGCCATGACAACCCAGTCTCCATCACACAACCAAAATGATCATGTGTAGGATGGCAACAATGTAGTGTAGGATGTGTACATGCGTGTGTGAACTTCTGACCTGCCTGGGTTGCTCAGTTGCTCTCTGCAAGTCTGTCTTCACCTTGTTACTAGGGTGACTCGTAACCTTAGTAACAGGCTGCTTAAAGATGGAAGCTGTTTGTCTGATCGGTAGAGATGTGTTCAGGTCTGGTTTACCTCCCTGGATGAGACAGAGCGAGAACTGTCAGTAACATTTCTTGGTCCCTTCCTTTAGTCATACCTTTGTTCCTTCCCACCCTTCTGCcattcttcctagcctctcatccttcctttcctttacttgtattttctttccttcctgtccTTGCTCTTTCTCTTGCTTATATTGCCTCTCCTTATTTTCTCCCTGGTCTGGTTGACCATCCTATAGGTTGGAGAGAAAAATAAGGAATCTTTATCTCTATGTACTTcataatacagacacacaaatgttaGAAGGCAATACATTGACATTTCCTGGGGACTTACTCTAGCTTAATTCATACATTTAACTTAGATAACCCTTAACCTAACCTAAACATGACCCTTCACCTTACTTTAACCTTAACTTACACTATGAGAACtggctttttattattcataatgtcccaaacagagaaataaaaacaacataagacgcttttccttttaaataagGCACATTCCTATAATGTGACTATGTAAACAGATTTAGAtcagcacaaaataaataacacctaAGGCCTGCACTATGTAGCAGGATTTGAGGCTGGTGAGCGTTCATATTTAACCCTATACAggattaataacaataaaaagtgtCTGCAGAATGCATAACCTGAAACCCAACAGCAAGCACAAAGgagatggtggcaaggaaaaactccttttaGTGGAAAGATCACTTGAACTGACCCAACTCATCTGATTGAGGACGGCCAGGGAGAAAACGAAAAAGTGAGAGGACAAAGGGTAGGACAGGGCGAGACGAGAGTTGATACAGGAAACATTTTTGTGGGTACACAGGGTGCTGATAAAGTTACTGTTACACGGTAGAACAGGAGCACAGGGGCTCGGaataatttattgtcattatgtgtgtacAAACATTTAGGGTGGTAGCTCCTGGctaaagtagtgcaaatataaaaaaaaacaggcacaataaaataaaataaaatagagctTTACAGAAGAAGGTCCAGGCTTTTTTGGGTGgcgtttgcatgttctccctgtgtctgtgtggattctctctgggttctccggtttcctcccacctccaaagacatgcttgttaagctgattggtgactctaaattgaccctaggtgtgagtgtgagtgcgaatggttgtttatctatatgttagccctgcgataggctggagacctgtccagggtgtaccccacctctcacccaatgacagctgggataggctccagtaacccCGCAACCCTaatgaggattaagcggtatggaagatgagatgagagctttacagatatatacatatatgtaagACAGTAGTAGTTATATTACatatgaaagaataaaaagaataaaaatgtcagctaTTCCAAAATCAAGTTAGAGTACAATAGGAGATGTCAGTCTGGAGAATGTCCAGATTCAATGTACAAATGAGGTAAGATGTACAAGGAAGGATAAGAGGCACCAGAGCTTAACTACCTGAACAATCTGTGGTTTGGAATGTGAAAGTCCTTTATAATTTGCTGTACCCTGGTCCTGCATCATCTTATGTAAATGTCCTGCAGGCTGGGCAGAGCAGATCCAGTGACACGTTCTGCACAGCGGATGTCCCTCGGGAGTGCATTCCTGACCCCGGAACTGCAGTTTCTCGAGCCGGCAGCAATGGTCCCAAGAGAAGAGACTGGATTGTAGTGATGTAGAAGGCCTTGTGCAGCTCTACAGAAATTTTATATTTGCTTAGCCGCCCTTGCCTTCTTTACCACTGGGTGTGTGGTTGGTCCATGTTAAATCCGGAGATGCGGACTCCAAGGCACTTGTAACTGTGCAGTTATTGTCTCTATGCCATGAAGACCAAGCACTTCATCACAACTAACTGAAGAGTCACAGGTGGCCAGTCACCCCACTGAACACATGAAGCATAGAAAACTAAGTTTactcattagttttttttttttcttcttcagttgccttcatttcttctttctcttcattgGAATATTCAGACCATATATGGtatgaaacacaaaactgaaaagacTCATAATAGACTTCATGAGAATATTGGTATGGAATGTGCTCAAATGTAAAACACTTCATCCAGCATTGTGTAGTTTAAAAGCAGATAatcaagaacatttttaaagattCAACAAACTGTTGTCACAGCCCCTAGTGAAGTAATAGGCATTAACCTTATGGTTCCCCTACCAAGAAgtccagaaagaaagaaatacttcTTAGTGGTAGTGGAGTACTTTACTTGCTGGGTCAAAGCTTACCCTTATGGAATGCTACAGCACAAACAGTAGTTCAAATTCTAAAGAAGGAAATCATTACAAAATGGGGTGTATTCCATGAACTCTGTCAGCAATGGACAGTAACTCCCAAACATCCCTGCATCTCACCCACCGATTAATATGAGTAAGCGAGTGAATGCCTTAAATGTATGACCACTGCtcatcattcattattacagaggataagatgttacaatcccttgggccaagatctgaggcaaacacatctagaagcccagtccaactgaaaactaaccagcaggttagcagtcagctaccaactagcaaccaacaagaagacccTAATGCATCAATGTATGGTAAGGTTTATTAACTAAAACAACTTAAGACAAAAGTAGAGGAAAATATAAGGGTATTAAGATGATGGCAATAAGGATTTACAACATCGCATCTATGACTAAATTATTATACATAAACTTAGCCAATATATATTCATACTAATGAATCTGAGCTAAATCAAAGCCACAAAGTCACACAATATctaaattttaataatttcaatAACCCCCTTGGCACCTTCTTAAAAATAGTTTGGTCCACGGTTAATTGTaattgggtgagaggtgggatACACTCTAGACAAGCTGGCAGTTAATTGCAAAACAATGATTTCTATTGTGGCTAACTGAACGTTGCTAATGTGGAGGCTATTTGCAGCAGACTACATATTTCACACATATTATCTCTATGAAGAGTGCCCCAGTAAAGCATTAGCAGTTACGAGGCTGCATTGAATTGTATTATGATGCATGATGCATGCTAAGTTCCGCACCATAGTTATGAGCATCAGACGAGGGTCAACTACTTTATTATGATGTGTTCAAACGTAGCCTTGTAAAATTTTGTTATTGGTAGGACATagcctaaatacaaaaaaagttaaataaagtaaaaaaaaaaaaacaatttagaaTGGACAGTTTACACTGACTTTGGGATAGTTTTAATACTTCTGCCTGGCAAGGGTCACATTACTCGGAAGAGCTTGCCCTCCACATACAGTGGCAAAGTAAGGCTGTCTGTCTAGAGCTATGGTGCTGAGAAGTACGTCTGAAGTAGTCTTCATCAGTTTTTCCATGAaacataatatttaatgtttaaaaaatgaaatgtataatggaacctctgctgctccagaatCAGCAGATGCTGCTTCGTCTGAGTTTGACCCAGCAGCATACCCTCACCCCCAGCAGTTATGGGATACTATAGCATGCAAATCAGAGAAATCCTAGCAACTGCCCTGATGACAGTCACAGCCCATTCCCAGCAGACGCAGGTCCATCAATTTTACCTTGGCCAAGCTCAGTGGGTCGTGCTTGAATCTCTGTTTGTTCTTCTGTAGTTTCCCAGGCATCATCTTCCCCGTGCGGAAGTCAAAACATGCCAGATCCACTGTGTTTCCGAGGTAACGGGACAACTGAGGCTTACTCCTGAACTTCTTCCCTGTAGGacttgaggggaaaaaaggggaggaaaaagggTAACAGACAGAATGAGATAGATATTATCTTAATTGTATGTATCTTGACAAGATTATTTACATATACATTTATCCATTTTGCATAGTGATTAGCAAACAAAATGGCTTGTACTAGTCACCAAATTACTTTATAGCATGCATCTATGACCAAAGTGTCATTATCAAATTATCATAGGTATATAATGAATATGGTgctgacacattttcatttgagGGTATTCACATCCACCTATCAGACTATTGTTCCCAGGCAGGCTCTGTGCAtagggcagagctggagtccctggCATCTGTGGCAGCagcaaggaccttgaacaaactctggACCATCATAAACAATGTCCACCAAACTCTATATGACACCATAGTCAggcaggctgctgtctctgtcctgctccacggacaggttgaggaggtcaTTTGTCCATCAGGCCATAAGGCTCTCTATATATGTGTATGCACAAACAGGTGAGCATACTCACACCAGTGGACAGAGACCATGGGTCGAAATATATGGTGCGTCAAAGCGGCCAAAAAACTGTCAGACGAACTGAGAAGAAGCATTCAAAAGTTCAAATATTTGTTCAATTTTTACATTGACTGCTGTTATTATAAGAAAGACATTAACACCCTCAAAGTTGTTAACCTAGGGGAAACACTGGCATGTATAAAAAAGAAggtacacacatacaaagaattTATTAATAGTATTTAACCTTTACATGTTTGACCCTGTCCACTGACCTTTTACTGCCCGAGGACtattagtatagtatagtatagtatagtatagtatagtatagtattgtGTTGCTGGGCTGTTAAACACAAACCTTATCATATTCTGATCATACAGATGTCCTTTAGTAATTATAGAACTGTGTAGGtcaatttaacaacacaaacatctaGCATAATTATGGTATCACGGTAAAGTACTTTGCGTAAATATGTTTTCGTATAAAATACATTATGTTCACATTTTATGATTCAAATCCACAATTATGTGATATTAGGTATTCATACTAATAGAAGCACCAGAGCAGATGATTATAACTGTATCTCACATGCATGTCAgcaacaacaaagctatttgtgcatgtatgtgtgggAGTATGTCTTTTGTTTCAAAATGTTCCAGCAGTTCACTGAATATCTATATTACTGACACCCAGACTGTGTCAAGGTTGTAGCAGTCCTGAAGATATATTCTGTGGGTGTGAACAAGGTTTCTGATAAGCATGTGTAACCAGTTTTAGTGATTTAAGCGTGTTACAGTATAATAACAACTCTGATTAGTTGAAAAAACTCTGGCCAGGATCAGAAGATAATAAATTTGCAAGGAGCCAATGTGTTGAGCAACAATGAGTTAGGCAAGGGAAACAACTTGAGTAGCCACTCTtgtaaaaaaacattgaaaaaacatttaatttgtacaGAATCATAAAATAAAGACCCAAATTacccaaaataaaagaataaatatgcacacgataaataaaattaaagtgtCCATTAGGGCCCTTAGAAAAAGTTGTTGCAGGTGCACCTGATTTTAAAAGTCCAATGGGGTGTAATGTGAATGTATGgcgtgagtgtgtatgtgtgtatctcCTTTGTGGTGGTTCTCCCTCAAAGTAGTTGGCTTGACATCTGTCGCAACTAGGATGTGGTCCTGGTCCCTCGGATTCTCTCCGTCCTCTCAAAAAACCTGACCTATACACAAGGTCATACAATTTACATTAGATTCTAAGATGTATCgtttaaggttttaaatgtcaaa encodes the following:
- the mbd2 gene encoding methyl-CpG-binding domain protein 2 isoform X4, which translates into the protein MMERRRTDCPALPPGWKKEEVIRKSGLSAGKSDVYYYSPTGKKFRSKPQLSRYLGNTVDLACFDFRTGKMMPGKLQKNKQRFKHDPLSLAKLFWEKRLKGLRSSDVTEQVLRTMRLPKGVQTLSFLAGIGPDSSDDTLLSAIASALHMSSVPIMGQTSGAAEKNPAIWLNTSQPLCKAFTITDEHIREQEIKVHKARRSLEEALMADSLARAAENARELLEGKTT
- the mbd2 gene encoding methyl-CpG-binding domain protein 2 isoform X5; this translates as MMERRRTDCPALPPGWKKEEVIRKSGLSAGKSDVYYYSPTGKKFRSKPQLSRYLGNTVDLACFDFRTGKMMPGKLQKNKQRFKHDPLSLAKLFWEKRLKGLRSSDVTEQVLRTMRLPKGVQSIGPDSSDDTLLSAIASALHMSSVPIMGQTSGAAEKNPAIWLNTSQPLCKAFTITDEHIREQEIKVHKARRSLEEALMADSLARAAENARELLEGKTT
- the mbd2 gene encoding methyl-CpG-binding domain protein 2 isoform X3 codes for the protein MMERRRTDCPALPPGWKKEEVIRKSGLSAGKSDVYYYSPTGKKFRSKPQLSRYLGNTVDLACFDFRTGKMMPGKLQKNKQRFKHDPLSLAKGGKPDLNTSLPIRQTASIFKQPVTKVTSHPSNKVKTDLQRATEQPRQLFWEKRLKGLRSSDVTEQVLRTMRLPKGVQTLSFLAGIGPDSSDDTLLSAIASALHMSSVPIMGQTSGAAEKNPAIWLNTSQPLCKAFTITDEHIRC
- the mbd2 gene encoding methyl-CpG-binding domain protein 2 isoform X1, with product MMERRRTDCPALPPGWKKEEVIRKSGLSAGKSDVYYYSPTGKKFRSKPQLSRYLGNTVDLACFDFRTGKMMPGKLQKNKQRFKHDPLSLAKGGKPDLNTSLPIRQTASIFKQPVTKVTSHPSNKVKTDLQRATEQPRQLFWEKRLKGLRSSDVTEQVLRTMRLPKGVQTLSFLAGIGPDSSDDTLLSAIASALHMSSVPIMGQTSGAAEKNPAIWLNTSQPLCKAFTITDEHIREQEIKVHKARRSLEEALMADSLARAAENARELLEGKTT
- the mbd2 gene encoding methyl-CpG-binding domain protein 2 isoform X2 — encoded protein: MMERRRTDCPALPPGWKKEEVIRKSGLSAGKSDVYYYSPTGKKFRSKPQLSRYLGNTVDLACFDFRTGKMMPGKLQKNKQRFKHDPLSLAKGGKPDLNTSLPIRQTASIFKQPVTKVTSHPSNKVKTDLQRATEQPRQLFWEKRLKGLRSSDVTEQVLRTMRLPKGVQSIGPDSSDDTLLSAIASALHMSSVPIMGQTSGAAEKNPAIWLNTSQPLCKAFTITDEHIREQEIKVHKARRSLEEALMADSLARAAENARELLEGKTT